The sequence CATTGATGTCGATCGCACCGTACTCGCCGTCCTTCCGGCGATACAGGATGGTGAGGCATCCGCGGCGCGCGCTCTTGTAGAGGACGAAGGGGCGGTCCGACAGTTCCAGCTCCATTACGGCATCCTCCTTGTACATCGTCTTCAGGCGATACTTCTCGGGATGCACGAGGAATGGCTCGGGATCGGTCTCGGCTTCTTCCGGGTGGTCGATGATTTCCTCGCGGAAATAGCGCTCGTCGAGGTGCCGGATCGAGTCGTTCCGGTGCGGGCGCTTCTTCTTCATCAGCCGCGTCTTGTGCTTCCGCATGCGACGTGCGATCTTGTCGATAGTCTCGTCGATGGCGGCGTAC comes from Luteolibacter flavescens and encodes:
- the hpf gene encoding ribosome hibernation-promoting factor, HPF/YfiA family, whose protein sequence is MNLPITVTVRHESVTDSLRDYAHKKIEGLHLDYPRIIEAKAILDVQKNRHIAEIILFCANHITIEAHTEGQDMYAAIDETIDKIARRMRKHKTRLMKKKRPHRNDSIRHLDERYFREEIIDHPEEAETDPEPFLVHPEKYRLKTMYKEDAVMELELSDRPFVLYKSARRGCLTILYRRKDGEYGAIDINE